The Amaranthus tricolor chloroplast, complete genome genome has a window encoding:
- the psaA gene encoding photosystem I P700 apoprotein A1, with product MIIRSPEPEVKILVDRDPVKTSFEEWARPGHFSRTIAKGPETTTWIWNLHADAHDFDSHTSDLEEISRKIFSAHFGQLSIIFLWLSGMYFHGARFSNYEAWLSDPTHIGPSAQVVWPIVGQEILNGDVGGGFRGIQITSGFFQLWRASGITSELQLYCTAIGALVFAALMLFAGWFHYHKAAPKLAWFQDVESMLNHHLAGLLGLGSLSWAGHQVHVSLPINQFLNAGVDPKEIPLPHEFILNRDLLAQLYPSFSEGATPFFTLNWSKYADFLTFRGGLDPVTGGLWLTDIAHHHLAIAILFLIAGHMYRTNWGIGHGLKDILEAHKGPFTGQGHKGLYEILTTSWHAQLSLNLAMLGSLTIVVAHHMYSMPPYPYLATDYGTQLSLFTHHMWIGGFLIVGAAAHAAIFMVRDYDPTTRYNDLLDRVLRHRDAIISHLNWACIFLGFHSFGLYIHNDTMSALGRPQDMFSDTAIQLQPVFAQWIQNTHALAPSATAPGATTSTSLTWGGSDLVAVGGKVALLPIPLGTADFLVHHIHAFTIHVTVLILLKGVLFARSSRLIPDKANLGFRFPCDGPGRGGTCQVSSWDHVFLGLFWMYNSISVVIFHFSWKMQSDVWGSISDQGVVTHITGGNFAQSSITINGWLRDFLWAQASQVIQSYGSSLSAYGLFFLGAHFVWAFSLMFLFSGRGYWQELIESIVWAHNKLKVAPATQPRALSIVQGRAVGVTHYLLGGIATTWAFFLARIIAVG from the coding sequence ATGATTATTCGTTCGCCGGAACCAGAAGTAAAAATTTTGGTAGATAGGGATCCCGTAAAAACTTCGTTTGAAGAATGGGCCAGACCTGGTCATTTTTCAAGAACAATAGCTAAGGGCCCTGAAACTACTACATGGATCTGGAACCTACATGCTGATGCTCACGATTTCGATAGCCATACCAGTGATTTGGAGGAGATCTCCCGAAAAATTTTTAGTGCCCATTTTGGTCAACTCTCCATAATCTTTCTTTGGCTGAGTGGTATGTATTTCCACGGTGCTCGTTTTTCGAATTATGAAGCATGGCTAAGCGATCCTACTCACATTGGACCCAGTGCCCAAGTAGTTTGGCCAATAGTGGGCCAAGAAATATTGAATGGTGATGTAGGGGGAGGTTTCCGAGGAATACAAATAACCTCCGGGTTTTTTCAGCTTTGGCGAGCATCTGGAATAACTAGTGAATTACAACTTTATTGTACCGCAATTGGCGCATTGGTCTTTGCAGCATTAATGCTTTTCGCTGGTTGGTTCCATTATCACAAAGCTGCTCCAAAATTGGCTTGGTTCCAAGATGTGGAATCTATGTTGAATCACCATTTAGCAGGACTACTAGGGCTTGGATCTCTTTCTTGGGCGGGGCATCAAGTCCATGTATCTTTACCAATTAATCAATTTCTAAATGCTGGGGTAGATCCTAAAGAGATACCGCTTCCTCATGAATTTATCTTGAATCGGGATCTTTTGGCTCAACTTTATCCGAGTTTTTCCGAAGGAGCAACTCCATTTTTCACTTTGAATTGGTCAAAATATGCAGACTTTCTTACTTTTCGCGGAGGATTAGATCCAGTAACTGGGGGTCTATGGCTGACCGATATTGCACACCATCATTTAGCTATTGCAATTCTTTTCCTGATAGCGGGTCACATGTATAGAACGAACTGGGGTATTGGTCATGGTCTAAAAGATATTTTAGAGGCTCATAAAGGTCCATTTACAGGCCAGGGGCATAAAGGCCTATATGAGATTTTAACAACGTCATGGCATGCTCAATTATCTCTTAACCTAGCTATGTTAGGCTCTTTAACTATTGTTGTAGCTCACCATATGTATTCAATGCCCCCTTATCCATATCTAGCTACTGACTATGGTACCCAACTTTCATTGTTTACACATCACATGTGGATTGGTGGATTTCTCATAGTTGGTGCTGCTGCGCATGCGGCCATTTTTATGGTAAGAGACTATGATCCAACTACTCGATACAACGACCTATTAGATCGTGTTCTTAGACATCGCGATGCAATCATATCACATCTCAACTGGGCATGTATATTTCTAGGATTTCACAGTTTTGGTTTGTATATTCATAATGATACCATGAGCGCTTTAGGGCGTCCTCAAGATATGTTTTCAGATACTGCTATACAATTACAACCCGTCTTCGCTCAATGGATACAAAACACCCATGCTTTAGCGCCTAGTGCAACGGCTCCGGGTGCAACAACAAGTACCAGTTTGACTTGGGGGGGTAGCGATTTAGTAGCGGTAGGTGGCAAAGTAGCTTTGTTACCCATTCCGTTAGGAACTGCAGATTTTTTGGTCCACCACATTCATGCTTTTACAATTCATGTGACGGTACTAATTCTTCTAAAAGGCGTTTTATTTGCTCGTAGCTCTCGTTTAATACCAGATAAAGCAAATCTTGGATTTCGCTTCCCTTGTGATGGACCTGGAAGAGGGGGAACATGCCAAGTATCTTCCTGGGATCATGTATTCTTGGGGCTATTCTGGATGTACAACTCAATTTCGGTAGTAATATTCCATTTCAGCTGGAAAATGCAGTCAGATGTTTGGGGTAGTATAAGTGATCAAGGGGTGGTAACTCATATCACTGGAGGAAACTTTGCGCAAAGTTCTATTACTATTAATGGGTGGCTCCGGGATTTCTTATGGGCACAGGCATCTCAGGTAATTCAATCTTATGGTTCTTCATTATCTGCATATGGTCTCTTTTTCCTAGGTGCTCATTTTGTATGGGCGTTTAGTTTAATGTTTTTATTTAGCGGTCGTGGTTATTGGCAAGAACTTATTGAATCCATCGTTTGGGCTCATAATAAATTAAAAGTTGCTCCTGCTACTCAGCCTAGAGCCTTGAGCATTGTACAAGGACGCGCTGTAGGAGTAACCCATTACCTTCTGGGTGGAATTGCCACAACATGGGCGTTCTTCTTAGCAAGAATTATTGCAGTAGGATAA